In Terriglobus aquaticus, the genomic window AGCGTGGACGCTGTGCCGGCCTTCAGCACAGACAAGAGAACGCCGCGATGGCCATCCTGGCGCACGATGTTCGTCTGGTACGCAGCGCCGCTGCTTACCGTGGCCACGTCGCGCACATAGACCATGGCGCCGTTCACCTGCTTGATCGGCATCAAGCTGATTTCGTCGATCGTGTGCGGCGCAGCATTGCTGCGAACGTCGTACTCCAGCGGTCCAATCTTCGCGGTGCCGCTGGGCATCACCACGTTCTGTGCGTTCATGGCGTTCAGCAGGTCACCCGGTGAGACACCCTTGGCCTGCATTTTCGCCTGATCCATGCTCACGGTGATCTGCGGCGATTTGCCGCCGTACGCCTGCGGCAGCACCGCGCCGGCGACCGTGACCAATTGCGGCCGCACGGTGTTCTGCGCAATGTCGTTCAGTTGCTGCTCGTTCAGGTTGTTGCCTGACACACCGATCTGCAGAATCGGAACGCTGCTGGCACTGAAGTTGATGATCTCCGGTGGGAGGATGCCCGGTGGCAACTGACGCAGCAGATACTGCGAGGCCGCCGTCACCTGTGCGTTCGCCGTGTCCAGGCTGGCGCCCGGCTGCAGGTAGATCTTGACCACCGAGGTGCCGTTGTAGCTAGTCGACTCGGTGTGCTGGATGTTGTCGACCAGCGTGGTCAGCGCCTTCTCGTAGGGCGTCGTCAGCCTGCCCTCAATCTCTTCCGCATTCAACCCGGTGTACTGCCACGCCACGGCAACCACCGGAATGTTGATGTTGGGGAAGATGTCGGTCGGCGTGCGCAGAATCACGACAGGGCTGAGGATGAGGATGAGGATCGCTAACACGATGAACGTGTATGGGCGATTCAAGGCGATTTTGACAATCCACATGCGAAAACCCCTGCCCAGCGGTCGACGTCATCGGAAATACCGCTGTCTCTATTAGAAGGCCCGCAGTGTGTTTCGTTCCATCCTTTGTTCCGGCAGAGCCCATCGGTTTTTCCGCTCAATCTGAGAGTTACACTGCTTTGGACGATGGAGCTACGACATCTCAGATATTTCGTTGCGGTGGCAGAAACCGGCGGTTTCAGCGCAGCTTCTCGCGCTCTGCACGTGTCACAGTCGGCCATCAGTGAACAGATTGCGGACCTGGAGGACGAAGTCGAGGTCCCGCTGCTTCATCGGAAAAATCGAACAACCACACTGACGGCCTACGGCGAAGTCTTCCTGGAGCGGTCGCGCGACATCCTCCGCATGTCAGAGCAAGCCATTCAATTGACTCGCAGTGCGTACCGAGGCGAGACGGGTCGCCTGACCATAGGTTTTTTCGTCGGCGGTGTCCGTCACTGGTTCCCGCAGTGGATTCGCCAGTTCCGCAGGCGTTATCCATCCGTCACGGTTTCGCTCGTCGAGATGCCACCGACCGCGCAACACGCCGCTCTGCTGAGCGGAACCATCGACGTGGCGTTCACTCGACCCGTGCCCGCCGCCCTGCGATCTGACCTCCGTACCGAGCAGCTCTACAGCGAAGATCTGGTCGCCGTGCTTCCGCGACAGCACAGCATGGCCGCTATGAAGAACCTGAAAATGCGCGAACTGGAAGGGCAGCGTTTTGTCATGAACGAGCGCGCCAACTCGCCAGCCGTTTTCGACAAGGTGCTTTCGTTGTGTGCCGATGCGGGCTTTTCGCCACAGATTGTGACCCAGGCTTCGGTCTCCTCCGGAGTGATCGCCCTGGTGGAGGCGGGCGAGGGAATCGGCGTACTGCCCCGCGGCTCGGAGCAGCTTGGATCGCACGATGTCGTGTTCACGCCGCTCGCAGACGAGGGTGCCACCGTTGACCTAGTGATGGCGTGGCCGGCCAGACGCGATGATGCTGTGCTGCACCAGTTCGTCGAACTGGTGCGCAGCGCCGTACGAAGCAAGGCCTTCCCCGCCAGAACTGCAGTGAAACGAGCTTCACGACAGGACGCTCCCTAGCACGTCGCAAGCATAAGAGGCGCAGCCGTGGGACGGCCTTGAGGTCTATCGGGAAACGAAGCTGGTCTGCCCCGATCCGATCTCGGCCGTCGCTCCCGGCAGCGGCGATCCATCCTGCAGGTAGTGGCCCTCGGGTGCTGCCGGCAAACGCACCGTTGCCGTGGTATTTGCGGGCAGTCGCACCGTCATGGCAAAGCTTCCATCCGCGCTTCGCGTCCAGTCCGTCACCACGGTGCCGTATGGCGAATCGAACTCAGTGCGGGCATGGGCCAGCGCCGCGTCGATCACCGGCGCGATCACCAGGTGATGGTAGCCGGGGTGCTGTTCGTCCGTTGCTATGCCGGACACGCGGCTGTACACCCACGCCATCACCGAGCCAAACGCGTAGTGGTTGTAGGAGTTCATGCCCGGATCGCCCGTGTCCCCATTCCAGCGCTCCCACCAGGTCGTCGCTCCCTTGCGAACCATGTATCCCCACGAGGGATAGGTATCGCTGAGCAGCAGTTGATAGGCCACGTCGCCGCGGCCCTCGCGATCGAGCACGGTAAGCAGGAACGGCGTTCCGAGGAAGCCGGTCGTCAGATGATTGCCGTGGCTCTGGATGTCTGCCACGAGACGCCGGACCATTGCGGCGCGCTCCGCAGGTTCCGCCATGCCCGTATACAGCGAAAGCACGTACGCGGTCTGAGTATTGCCCGTAACTCCACCTTCTTTGCCGATGTAAGCGGAACGATAGCTGGCGCGCAGCCTGCGATACAGCGCGGCATACCGATCGGCTTCATCAGTCCGTTGCGTCGCGCGCGCCATCGCCTCCATTTGCCTTGTGATTAAGGCCCAGTAGGCCGTAGCCACCAGATCCGACGGCGTATGTGGATCGGGTGCAAGCCAATCTGCGTAATTGGGTCCCAGGTCCTTCCGGCGCAGACCGTCCGGGTTGGATCGCTCGATGAATTGCATCCATCGCTCCATCGCGTCCCAGTTACGGTCGATCACGCTGCGGTCGCCATACTGCTGCCAAGTCGCGTACGGAACCAGAACGCCCGCGTCGCCCCACCCAGGCGCGCCGGTTCCTTCCGGCCCTACCCGCAGCAGGTTGGGCGAAATGTTCATGAAAACTCCGCGCGCATCCTGCGCATCGGTCACATCGTCCATGAACTTACGTGAGAACGCGTCGATGTCGTAGTTGTACGATCCCGTTCGCCAAAACACTCCGGCATCGCCCATCCAGCCCATGCGCTCGTCGCGTTGCGGGCAGTCTGTGGGTATGGAAACGAAGTTGCCGCGCTGTCCCCACAGGCCAAGCTGAAACATGCCGTTCAGCAGCGTGCTCGAGCTGCTGAAGCGCATGGAAGGGGACTGCGGCAGGCTGTTCTCCACCTCTCCAACGATGGTGTCTAGCCCGGCGTCCGCGGCAAGTCCATCAACCTGCACATAGCGGAAGCCGTGGAAGGTGAAGACCGGCGTCCACTCTTCCCATCCGCCGCCGCGCAGGGTGTACTCGTCCGTTGCATCGGCGTTGCGTAGATTCTCGGTGTACACCGTGCCATCGGGCTGCAGGCGCTCCGCAAAGCGCAGGCGAATGGTGCGGCCGCGTTCGCCGCGAACCCGCAGGCGCACCACTCCCACCATGTTCTGGCCCATGTCGAAGACCTTGGCAGAGGTTTGCGCGCCGGCAACCTGCACGTCCTTCACCGCGACCGGCTTCAGCGATTGCTCCACGTGCGGAGGCAGGTCGGCTTCGGCAGTAATTGCAATCTGCTGCGGAGCATCGCCAACCTGAACAGGTTGCCAACCGGCGGTGTTCGTGAACGGCTGCCGATTCCAGCCATTCTGCGCAAGCCGCGCATCGTAACTTTCCCCGCCATAGATTTCCGAAGAGTCGGTGGCATC contains:
- a CDS encoding alpha-L-rhamnosidase — translated: MRTFRFSLPLGLINVMAVLLMGSVVSSSQAKPMYLRVDARSNPLGVDESQPTFSWQSDDTAKNWRQTAYRIEVATTAAALAAGKADLWDSGQVASDESLGIGYRGKPLQPRTRYYWRVHTWDQAHVEQVSAEHAWWETGLMGSAWQARWIRYDDPVERQAIQNIRWLWLPQGDPRAVADHQQADFRLTLHLDSEPESAVLHCLSGGTFTAEVNGQTTGHKQDWSSFDRENILRALRFGAGASGDNEIVVHTTARGIHDAATNANAFAAAIFLREANKRTRTVVTDGAWQARSGSGAAWQAADVVGPLSSLQVSTGSDRRKMIAAPDRISTEVSLLRKGFSAPAGVLSARLYITALGAYRASLNGVAVGHDVLTPGFTDFHKRVLYQTYDVTDLVHSGRNAFGIQLGGGWHSSPLLWAGLRDYPGPDMVRAELVLTLRDGHRQTVVTDASWMGARDATDSSEIYGGESYDARLAQNGWNRQPFTNTAGWQPVQVGDAPQQIAITAEADLPPHVEQSLKPVAVKDVQVAGAQTSAKVFDMGQNMVGVVRLRVRGERGRTIRLRFAERLQPDGTVYTENLRNADATDEYTLRGGGWEEWTPVFTFHGFRYVQVDGLAADAGLDTIVGEVENSLPQSPSMRFSSSSTLLNGMFQLGLWGQRGNFVSIPTDCPQRDERMGWMGDAGVFWRTGSYNYDIDAFSRKFMDDVTDAQDARGVFMNISPNLLRVGPEGTGAPGWGDAGVLVPYATWQQYGDRSVIDRNWDAMERWMQFIERSNPDGLRRKDLGPNYADWLAPDPHTPSDLVATAYWALITRQMEAMARATQRTDEADRYAALYRRLRASYRSAYIGKEGGVTGNTQTAYVLSLYTGMAEPAERAAMVRRLVADIQSHGNHLTTGFLGTPFLLTVLDREGRGDVAYQLLLSDTYPSWGYMVRKGATTWWERWNGDTGDPGMNSYNHYAFGSVMAWVYSRVSGIATDEQHPGYHHLVIAPVIDAALAHARTEFDSPYGTVVTDWTRSADGSFAMTVRLPANTTATVRLPAAPEGHYLQDGSPLPGATAEIGSGQTSFVSR
- a CDS encoding LysR family transcriptional regulator translates to MELRHLRYFVAVAETGGFSAASRALHVSQSAISEQIADLEDEVEVPLLHRKNRTTTLTAYGEVFLERSRDILRMSEQAIQLTRSAYRGETGRLTIGFFVGGVRHWFPQWIRQFRRRYPSVTVSLVEMPPTAQHAALLSGTIDVAFTRPVPAALRSDLRTEQLYSEDLVAVLPRQHSMAAMKNLKMRELEGQRFVMNERANSPAVFDKVLSLCADAGFSPQIVTQASVSSGVIALVEAGEGIGVLPRGSEQLGSHDVVFTPLADEGATVDLVMAWPARRDDAVLHQFVELVRSAVRSKAFPARTAVKRASRQDAP